In Streptomyces sp. NBC_01381, a genomic segment contains:
- a CDS encoding bifunctional glycosyltransferase family 2 protein/CDP-glycerol:glycerophosphate glycerophosphotransferase — protein sequence MPRFSVIVPVYKVQAYLHACLESVLDQSFTDLELIVVDDCSPDACGALIDEFAARDIRVQAVHLKENVGLGRARNAGMEHAGGDYLVFLDGDDTLTPGALQAISDRLKETDEPDVLVYDYARTYWSGETVRNQYANLLDEDAGEAPFRLAERPSLLRLLMVAWNKAYRRDFIERERFVFPPGFYEDTPWTLPVMLSADSICTLDRVCLHYRQRRRGNILNTTSHRHFDIFDQYERVFAFLDEHPEFSADWRPVLFRRMVDHFCTVFTKRDRLPRGTRADFLRRARSHYRRYRVPGSRGRPGSRLRHALVRLGSHRTYRTLWTALRVRTRARRYAATARRRARGAALQLHYRIQLRLPVRADRAVFSAYWGRGHGCNPGALEAAVREHAPHIRTAWIADASHHHSVPTATRKIRPGTAAYWTALARSKYLVNNVDFDRRLVKRRGQVMIQTQHGTPLKLMGLDLQDRPAAARDTDFGALLKNADKWDYVLSANRHSTLVWERVFPASYTTLEYGYPRNDIYQRATSADVARQRELIGIPQGAVAILYAPTHRDYRRSQLRALDLERVLQALGPRFVILTRAHHSYEAPLASSSGRLIDVSDHPSIESLCLASDALVTDYSSLMFDYANLDRPVVLHADDWEAYEATRGTYFDVRDFPPGAVARSEDELTDIFATGHWRGSRSAQLRTAFRNRFCVYDDGRAAERVVRHVVLGEPGGLPSVAPLAERHPAPAAGVADEPLPRADVSEPTPRF from the coding sequence TTGCCCCGGTTCAGTGTCATCGTTCCCGTGTACAAGGTGCAGGCATATCTGCACGCATGTCTGGAATCGGTCCTAGACCAGTCGTTCACGGATCTCGAACTGATCGTGGTGGACGACTGCTCACCGGATGCCTGCGGCGCCCTCATCGACGAGTTCGCGGCCCGCGACATCCGCGTGCAGGCCGTCCACCTGAAGGAGAACGTCGGCCTCGGCCGGGCACGCAACGCGGGCATGGAACACGCCGGCGGCGACTACCTGGTCTTCCTCGACGGCGACGACACCCTCACCCCCGGCGCCCTGCAGGCCATCTCCGACCGCCTCAAGGAGACGGACGAGCCGGACGTCCTCGTCTATGACTACGCGCGTACGTACTGGTCGGGCGAGACGGTGCGCAACCAGTACGCGAACCTGCTCGACGAGGACGCCGGCGAAGCACCCTTCCGGCTCGCCGAGCGGCCGAGCCTGCTGAGGCTCCTGATGGTCGCCTGGAACAAGGCCTACCGCCGCGACTTCATCGAGCGCGAGCGCTTCGTCTTCCCGCCCGGGTTCTACGAGGACACCCCCTGGACCTTGCCGGTCATGCTCTCCGCGGACTCGATCTGCACCCTCGACCGGGTCTGCCTGCACTACCGGCAGCGGCGCCGCGGCAACATCCTGAACACCACGAGCCACAGGCACTTCGACATCTTCGACCAGTACGAGAGGGTCTTCGCGTTCCTCGACGAGCACCCCGAGTTCTCGGCGGACTGGCGGCCCGTCCTCTTCCGGCGGATGGTCGACCACTTCTGCACGGTCTTCACCAAGCGCGACCGGCTGCCGCGCGGCACCCGCGCCGACTTCCTGCGCAGGGCCCGCTCCCACTACCGCCGCTACCGCGTCCCCGGCTCGCGCGGCAGGCCCGGCAGCCGGCTGCGGCACGCGCTTGTGCGGCTGGGCTCGCACCGCACCTACCGGACCCTGTGGACGGCGCTGCGGGTGCGGACCAGGGCCAGGCGGTACGCGGCCACCGCCCGCCGCCGCGCCAGGGGCGCCGCGCTCCAGCTGCACTACCGGATCCAGCTGCGCCTGCCGGTGCGCGCCGACCGTGCGGTGTTCTCCGCGTACTGGGGGCGCGGCCACGGCTGCAACCCCGGCGCCCTGGAGGCCGCGGTGCGCGAGCACGCCCCGCACATCCGCACCGCGTGGATCGCCGACGCCAGCCACCACCACTCGGTGCCGACGGCCACCCGGAAGATCCGGCCCGGCACGGCCGCGTACTGGACAGCCCTCGCCCGCTCCAAGTACCTGGTGAACAACGTCGACTTCGACCGCAGGCTGGTCAAGCGGCGCGGCCAGGTGATGATCCAGACCCAGCACGGCACGCCCCTGAAGCTGATGGGCCTCGACCTCCAGGACCGCCCGGCCGCCGCACGGGACACGGACTTCGGGGCGCTCCTGAAGAACGCCGACAAATGGGATTACGTCCTGTCGGCGAACCGGCACTCGACGCTGGTCTGGGAGCGGGTGTTCCCCGCCTCGTACACGACCCTCGAGTACGGCTACCCGCGCAACGACATCTACCAGCGGGCGACCTCCGCGGACGTGGCCCGCCAGCGCGAGCTCATCGGCATCCCCCAGGGCGCGGTCGCCATCCTCTACGCGCCCACCCACCGCGACTACCGCCGCTCCCAGCTGCGCGCCCTCGACCTGGAGCGGGTGCTGCAGGCGCTCGGCCCCCGCTTCGTGATCCTGACCCGCGCCCATCACTCGTACGAGGCACCGCTCGCCTCCTCGTCGGGCCGCCTGATCGACGTGTCGGACCATCCGAGCATCGAGTCCCTCTGCCTCGCATCGGACGCCCTGGTCACGGACTACTCCTCGCTGATGTTCGACTACGCCAACCTCGACCGGCCCGTCGTCCTGCACGCCGACGACTGGGAGGCCTACGAGGCGACCCGCGGCACCTATTTCGACGTGCGCGACTTCCCGCCGGGCGCGGTCGCACGCAGCGAGGACGAGCTCACCGACATCTTCGCGACGGGCCACTGGCGCGGCTCGCGCTCGGCCCAGCTGCGCACGGCCTTCCGAAACCGCTTCTGCGTGTACGACGACGGGCGAGCGGCTGAACGAGTTGTGAGGCATGTGGTGCTCGGTGAGCCAGGGGGTCTACCGTCTGTGGCGCCACTGGCGGAGCGGCACCCCGCGCCGGCCGCGGGGGTGGCCGATGAGCCGCTGCCGCGGGCCGACGTCTCCGAGCCCACTCCGCGCTTCTGA
- a CDS encoding carbohydrate ABC transporter permease: MSAQVEVVKAKQSLGSRIAGVLSGSAVRVFLVVIGLFWLVPTIGLLLGSLRTSSDMAESGWWKVFSTPSQMTLDNYTNLLKDETITDSILSSIMITVPATLLVVIIGSLAGYAFAWMEFPGRDWWFLGVVGLLVVPVQVALLPVSKIFGEIGIFETTVGVVVFHVAFGLPFAIFLLRNFFAEIPRELLEAARLDGAGELRLFLRVVMPLGAPAIASLGIFQFLWVWNDMLIALIFADSDSPPITVALQQQVRSFGDNVQILAPGAFISMVIPLAVFFAFQRQFVSGVMAGAVK; the protein is encoded by the coding sequence ATGAGTGCCCAGGTCGAAGTGGTGAAGGCCAAGCAGTCGCTCGGCAGCAGGATCGCCGGGGTCCTCAGCGGCAGTGCCGTACGCGTCTTCCTCGTCGTCATCGGACTCTTCTGGCTGGTGCCGACGATCGGGCTGCTTCTCGGTTCGCTGCGCACCTCGTCCGACATGGCCGAGAGCGGCTGGTGGAAGGTGTTCAGCACCCCGTCGCAGATGACGCTGGACAACTACACCAACCTGCTCAAGGACGAGACGATCACCGACTCGATCCTGTCCAGCATCATGATCACCGTCCCGGCGACGCTGCTCGTCGTGATCATCGGGTCCCTGGCCGGATACGCCTTCGCGTGGATGGAGTTCCCGGGGCGCGACTGGTGGTTCCTCGGCGTCGTCGGGCTGCTCGTGGTGCCCGTGCAGGTGGCGCTGCTTCCGGTCTCCAAGATCTTCGGCGAGATCGGCATCTTCGAGACGACGGTCGGTGTGGTCGTCTTCCATGTGGCCTTCGGCCTGCCGTTCGCGATCTTCCTCCTGCGGAACTTCTTCGCGGAGATCCCGCGCGAACTCCTGGAGGCGGCACGCCTGGACGGGGCCGGTGAGCTGCGGCTCTTCCTCAGGGTCGTGATGCCGCTCGGCGCGCCGGCGATCGCCTCGCTCGGCATCTTCCAGTTCCTCTGGGTCTGGAACGACATGCTGATCGCGCTGATCTTCGCCGACTCCGACAGCCCGCCGATCACGGTCGCGCTCCAGCAGCAGGTGCGGTCCTTCGGCGACAACGTGCAGATCCTGGCGCCCGGCGCGTTCATCTCGATGGTGATCCCGCTGGCCGTGTTCTTCGCGTTCCAGCGGCAGTTCGTGTCCGGCGTGATGGCTGGAGCCGTCAAGTAG
- a CDS encoding carbohydrate ABC transporter permease: MTGTRKSVAVLFLLPALVLLGALVLYPIGYSLFRSFLDKSGDFTAFGNYETLFTDDTILTAIKNNAIWVVVAPTVATGLGLIFAVLTERIRWGTAFKLVIFMPMAISMLAAGIIFRLVYESDPDRGVANAVFVAAHDTFAESSAFPQAHPSTQSPLKSAGGGAFITREAVEAGTPVALPLTGVAPDNMPDNAKSAAAAKPDPDQVTGTAWQDFTRGKGRGELNAPDKAEFGYPGIKIEAVKDGKVVASAEAAGDGTFALPKEADGAQLRFPASNFREPYNGVDWLGPSLITPAVIGSYLWIWTGFAMVLIAAGLASVPRELLEAARVDGANEWQVFRRITVPILAPVLAVVAVTLMINVLKIFDLIFIIAPNSSKDDANVLALQLYNSAFLDKDSGVASAIAVLLFLLVIPVMLFNIRRLRREARR; the protein is encoded by the coding sequence GTGACCGGCACCCGTAAGTCCGTGGCAGTGCTCTTCCTGCTGCCCGCCCTGGTGCTGCTCGGCGCGCTCGTCCTCTACCCGATCGGGTACTCGCTGTTCCGCAGCTTCCTCGACAAGTCGGGCGACTTCACGGCGTTCGGCAACTACGAGACCCTGTTCACCGACGACACCATCCTCACCGCGATCAAGAACAACGCGATCTGGGTGGTGGTCGCCCCGACGGTCGCGACCGGCCTCGGCCTGATCTTCGCCGTGCTCACCGAGCGGATCCGCTGGGGCACGGCGTTCAAGCTGGTCATCTTCATGCCGATGGCGATCTCGATGCTCGCGGCGGGGATCATCTTCCGGCTCGTCTACGAGTCGGATCCCGACCGGGGTGTCGCCAACGCCGTGTTCGTGGCGGCGCACGACACCTTCGCCGAGTCGTCCGCGTTCCCGCAGGCGCATCCCAGTACGCAGTCTCCGCTGAAGTCGGCGGGCGGCGGCGCCTTCATCACGCGTGAGGCGGTCGAGGCGGGCACGCCCGTCGCCCTGCCGCTGACCGGTGTGGCACCGGACAACATGCCGGACAACGCCAAGTCGGCCGCGGCCGCGAAGCCGGACCCGGACCAGGTGACCGGCACCGCCTGGCAGGACTTCACCCGCGGCAAGGGCCGGGGCGAGCTCAACGCCCCGGACAAGGCGGAGTTCGGCTATCCCGGGATCAAGATCGAGGCCGTCAAGGACGGCAAGGTGGTGGCATCGGCCGAGGCGGCGGGCGACGGCACCTTCGCCCTGCCGAAGGAGGCCGACGGGGCCCAACTCCGGTTCCCCGCATCGAACTTCCGCGAGCCGTACAACGGCGTGGACTGGCTCGGCCCGTCCCTCATCACGCCCGCGGTGATCGGCTCGTATCTGTGGATCTGGACGGGCTTCGCGATGGTCCTGATCGCGGCGGGCCTGGCGAGCGTGCCGCGTGAACTCCTGGAGGCGGCCCGCGTGGACGGCGCCAACGAGTGGCAGGTGTTCCGGCGGATCACCGTGCCGATCCTGGCGCCGGTCCTTGCCGTGGTCGCGGTCACGCTCATGATCAACGTACTGAAGATCTTCGACCTGATCTTCATCATCGCGCCGAACTCGTCGAAGGACGACGCGAACGTGCTGGCGCTGCAGCTCTACAACTCCGCGTTCCTCGACAAGGATTCGGGAGTGGCGAGCGCGATCGCCGTGCTCCTCTTCCTCCTCGTGATCCCGGTGATGCTCTTCAATATCCGGCGGCTGCGACGGGAGGCCCGGCGATGA
- a CDS encoding ABC transporter substrate-binding protein, with protein sequence MRSTLRTRRAPHHRRTTARIAAAVVAGALTLTVTACGGDDDKDDGSGGDKGGGKESAAAVQLPKLDGQKVSVAAVWGGSERKVFLKVLDEFEKRTGADVSFVPAQDPIISFLESKVAGGQPPDVAMLPQVGAIEQAVKNKWAKPVGPEAQKQLEKNYAKGWQDLGAVDGKQYGVYFKAANKSLVWYNTKVFENAGTEEPKTWDDFMKTAQTVYDSGVPPISVAGADGWTLTDWFENIYLSQAGPEKYDQLAKHEIKWTDPSVKEALTTLGELYGKKGFVAGGADGALQTEFPASVKQTFTGGDQPKAGMVFEGDMVSLPISETKAKIGTDAKVFPFPAVGEESPAVVGGDAAVALKDSKGAQALLTFLASPDSAKIWAEAGGFVSPNKSLDLAAYPNDVQRAIAKALIAAGDDIRFDMSDQAPQAFGGTPGKGEWKALQDFLKNPKDVAGTQKALETAAAKAYKD encoded by the coding sequence ATGCGCAGCACTCTTCGTACACGCAGGGCACCGCACCATCGGCGTACCACCGCCAGGATCGCCGCGGCCGTCGTCGCGGGGGCGCTCACCCTCACCGTCACCGCGTGCGGTGGCGACGACGACAAGGACGACGGGAGCGGCGGGGACAAGGGCGGCGGCAAGGAGAGCGCGGCCGCGGTCCAACTGCCCAAGCTGGACGGGCAGAAGGTGTCCGTCGCCGCCGTGTGGGGCGGATCGGAGCGGAAGGTCTTCCTCAAGGTTCTCGACGAGTTCGAGAAGAGGACCGGGGCCGACGTCTCCTTCGTACCCGCGCAGGACCCCATCATCAGCTTCCTGGAGTCGAAGGTCGCCGGCGGCCAGCCGCCGGACGTCGCGATGCTTCCGCAGGTCGGCGCCATCGAGCAGGCGGTCAAGAACAAGTGGGCCAAGCCCGTGGGGCCCGAGGCGCAGAAGCAGCTCGAGAAGAATTACGCGAAGGGCTGGCAGGACCTCGGGGCCGTCGACGGCAAGCAGTACGGCGTGTACTTCAAGGCCGCCAACAAGTCCCTGGTCTGGTACAACACCAAGGTCTTCGAGAACGCGGGCACCGAAGAGCCCAAGACCTGGGACGACTTCATGAAGACGGCCCAGACCGTGTACGACTCCGGCGTGCCGCCGATATCGGTCGCGGGCGCCGACGGCTGGACCCTCACCGACTGGTTCGAGAACATCTACCTCTCGCAGGCGGGCCCCGAGAAGTACGACCAGCTGGCCAAGCACGAGATCAAGTGGACGGACCCCTCCGTGAAGGAGGCGCTGACCACGCTCGGCGAGCTCTACGGCAAGAAGGGCTTCGTCGCGGGCGGCGCGGACGGCGCGCTGCAGACCGAGTTCCCCGCCTCGGTGAAGCAGACCTTCACCGGCGGCGACCAGCCCAAGGCGGGCATGGTCTTCGAGGGCGACATGGTCTCGCTGCCGATCTCGGAGACGAAGGCGAAGATCGGTACGGACGCCAAGGTGTTCCCCTTCCCGGCGGTCGGGGAAGAGTCCCCGGCGGTCGTCGGCGGTGACGCGGCCGTGGCGCTGAAGGACAGCAAGGGCGCGCAGGCGCTGCTCACCTTCCTGGCCTCGCCGGACTCGGCGAAGATCTGGGCCGAGGCGGGCGGCTTCGTGTCCCCCAACAAGAGCCTCGACCTGGCGGCGTACCCGAACGACGTGCAGCGGGCAATCGCCAAGGCGCTCATCGCGGCGGGCGACGACATCCGCTTCGACATGTCCGACCAGGCCCCGCAGGCCTTCGGCGGCACGCCCGGCAAGGGCGAGTGGAAGGCGCTGCAGGACTTCCTGAAGAACCCGAAGGACGTCGCCGGCACACAGAAGGCGTTGGAGACGGCCGCCGCCAAGGCCTACAAGGACTGA